One region of Pan paniscus chromosome 5, NHGRI_mPanPan1-v2.0_pri, whole genome shotgun sequence genomic DNA includes:
- the PHF3 gene encoding PHD finger protein 3 isoform X1, with protein MAERHTEVFMDIVDTFNHLIPTEHLDDALFLGSNLENEVCEDFSASQNVLEDSLKNMLSDKDPMLGSASNQFCLPVLDSNDPNFQMPCSTVVGLDDIMDEGVVKESGNDTIDEEELILPNRNLRDKVEENSVRSPRKSPRLMAQEQVRSLRQSTIAKRSNAAPLSNTKKASGKTVSTAKAGVKQPERSQVKEEVCMSLKPEYHKENRRCSRNSGQIEVVPEVSVSSSHSSVSSCLEMKDEDGLDSKHKCNNPGEIDVPSHELNCSLLSETCVTIGEKKNEALMECKAKPVGSPLFKFSDKEEHEQNDSISGKTGETVVEEMIATRKVEQESKETVKLSHEDDHILEDAGSSDISSDAACTNPNKTENSLVGLPSCVDEVTECNLELKDTMDIADKTENTLERNKIEPLGYCEDAESNRQLESTEFNKSNLEVVDTSTFGPESNILENAICDVPDQNSKQLNAIESTKIESHETANLQDDRNSQSSSVSYLESKSVKSKHTKPVIHSKQNMTTDTPKKIVAAKYEIIHSKTKVNVKSVKRNIDEPESQQNFHRPVKVRKKQIDKEPKIQSCNSGVKSVKNQAHSVLKKTLQDQTLVQIFKPLTHSLSDKSHAHPGCLKEPHHPAQTGHVSHSSQKQCHKPQQQAPAMKTNSHVKEELEHPGVEHFKEEDKLKLKKPEKNLQPRQRRSSKSFSLDEPPLFIPDNIATIRREGSDHSSSFESKYMWTPSKQCGFCKKPHGNRFMVGCGRCDDWFHGDCVGLSLSQAQQMGEEDKEYVCVKCCAEEDKKTEILDPDTLENQATVEFHSGDKTMECEKLGLSKHTTNDRTKYIDDTVKHKVKILKRESGEGRNSSDCRDNEIKKWQLAPLRKMGQPVLPRRSSEEKSEKIPKESTTVTCTGEKASKPGTHEKQEMKKKKVEKGVLNVHPAASASKPSADQIRQSVRHSLKDILMKRLTDSNLKIPEEKAAKVATKIEKELFSFFRDTDAKYKNKYRSLMFNLKDPKNNILFKKVLKGEVTPDHLIRMSPEELASKELAAWRRRENRHTIEMIEKEQREVERRPITKITHKGEIEIESDAPMKEQEAAMEIQEPAANKSLEKPEGSEKQKEEVDSMSKDTTSQHRQHLFDLNCKICIGRMAPPVDDLSPKKVKVVVGVARKHSDNEAESIADALSSTSNILASEFFEEEKQESPKSTFSPAPRPEMPGTVEVESTFLARLNFIWKGFINMPSVAKFVTKAYPVSGSPEYLTEDLPDSIQVGGRISPQTVWDYVEKIKASGTKEICVVRFTPVTEEDQISYTLLFAYFSSRKRYGVAANNMKQVKDMYLIPLGATDKIPHPLVPFDGPGLELHRPNLLLGLIIRQKLKRQHSACASTSHIAETPESAPPIALPPDKKSKIEVSTEEAPEEENDFFNSFTTVLHKQRNKPQQNLQEDLPTAVEPLMEVTKQEPPKPLRFLPGVLIGWENQPTTLELANKPLPVDDILQSLLGTTGQVYDQAQSVMEQNTVKEIPFLNEQTNSKIEKTDNVEVTDGENKEIKDKVDNLSESTDKSAEIETSVVGSSSISAGPLTSLSLRGKPPDVSTEAFLTNLSIQSKQEETVESKEKTLKRQLQEDQENNLQDNQTSNSSPCRSNVGKGNIDGNVSCSENLVANTARSPQFINLKRDPRQAAGRSQPVTTSESKDGDSCRNGEKHMLPGLSHNKEHLTEQINVEEKLCSVEKNSCVQQSDNLKVAQNSPSVENIQTSQAEQAKPLQEDILMQNIETVHPFRRGSAVATSHFEVGNTCPSEFPSKSITFTSRSTSPRTSTNFSPMRPQQPNLQHLKSSPPGFPFPGPPNFPPQSMFGFPPHLPPPLLPPPGFGFAQNPMVPWPPVVHLPGQPQRMMGPLSQASRYIGPQNFYQVKDIRRPERRHSDPWGRQDQQQLDRPFNRGKGDRQRFYSDSHHLKRERHEKEWEQESERHRRRDRSQDKDRDRKSREEGHKDKERARLSHGDRGTDGKASRDSRNVDKKPDKPKSEDYEKDKEREKSKHREGEKDRDRYHKDRDHTDRTKSKR; from the exons TTGTTGGTCTTGACGATATTATGGATGAAGGAGTTGTTAAAGAAAGTGGCAATGATACCATTGATGAAGAAGAACTGATTTTACCTAACAGGAACTTAAGGGACAAGGTAGAAGAAAATTCAGTGAGATCTCCAAGAAAATCACCTCGTTTAATGGCACAAG AACAAGTAAGAAGTTTGCGACAGAGCACTATTGCCAAGCGTTCAAATGCAGCACCATTAAGTAACACAAAAAAAGCATCTGGGAAGACTGTATCTACTGCTAAAGCAGGAGTGAAACAACCAGAAAGGAGTCAGGTTAAAGAAGAAGTATGTATGTCACTGAAACCTGAGTACCATAAGGAGAATAGAAGGTGCAGCCGAAATAGCGGACAAATTGAAGTGGTACCTGAAGTATCAGTGTCTTCAAGTCATTCTTCAGTGTCATCTTGTCTTGAAATGAAGGATGAAGATGGATTAGATTCTAAGCATAAGTGTAATAATCCGGGAGAAATAGATGTGCCATCTCATGAATTAAATTGTTCACTTCTTTCAGAGACTTGTGTTACtattggagaaaagaaaaatgaagctttGATGGAATGTAAAGCCAAGCCTGTTGGTAGTCCATTGTTTAAGTTTTCAGATAAAGAAGAACATGAACAAAATGATTCCATTTCAGGTAAAACGGGTGAGACTGTTGTTGAAGAAATGATAGCAACAAGAAAAGTTGAACAGGAATCAAAGGAGACAGTAAAATTATCCCATGAAGATGACCATATTCTTGAGGACGCTGGATCTTCTGATATTTCTAGTGATGCTGCTTGTACAAATCCAAATAAGACAGAAAACAGCCTTGTAGGTTTGCCTAGTTGTGTAGATGAAGTGACTGAATGTAATTTGGAATTGAAGGATACCATGGATATTGCTGATAAAACTGAGAACAcccttgaaagaaataaaattgaaccaTTGGGTTATTGTGAAGATGCGGAGTCTAATAGGCAGTTGGAGAGCACTGAGTTTAATAAATCAAACTTAGAGGTGGTTGATACTAGTACTTTTGGACCGGAAagtaatattttggaaaatgctaTTTGTGATGTGCCTGACCAAAATTCAAAACAGTTGAATGCTATAGAAAGTACTAAAATAGAGTCCCATGAAACAGCAAACCTTCAGGATGACAGAAACAGCCAGTCAAGTAGCGTTTCTTACTTAGAGTCAAAAAGTGTAAAATCCAAACATACAAAACCTGTAATTCATTCTAAGCAAAACATGACCACAGATACTCCGAAGAAAATTGTTGCAGCAAAGTATGAAATAATACATAGCAAAACTAAAGTTAATGTCAAAAGTGTGAAACGAAATATTGATGAACCAGAATCTCAGCAAAATTTTCATAGGCCAGTCaaagtcagaaaaaaacaaattgataAGGAGCCAAAGATTCAGAGTTGCAATTCTGGGGTTAAATCTGTGAAAAACCAAGCTCATTCTGTACTGAAAAAAACATTACAGGATCAAACTTTAGTACAAATTTTCAAGCCCTTAACTCATTCTTTGAGTGATAAGTCACACGCTCATCCTGGTTGCTTGAAAGAACCTCATCATCCCGCACAAACTGGACATGTATCACATTCTAGCCAGAAACAGTGTCATAAGCCTCAGCAACAGGCCCCAGCAATGAAAACCAATAGTCACGTGAAGGAAGAGCTTGAACACCCAGGCGTTGAGCATTTTAAGGAAGAGGATAAACTGAAACTGAAAAAACCTGAGAAGAACCTACAACCCCGCCAAAGAAGAAGCAGCAAAAGTTTTTCTTTAGATGAGCCACCATTGTTCATTCCAGATAACATAGCTACCATAAGAAGAGAAGGCTCTGATCATAGCTCCTCATTTGAAAGCAAATATATGTGGACTCCCAGCAAGCAGTGTGGGTTTTGCAAAAAACCACATGGcaacag GTTTATGGTTGGCTGTGGGAGATGTGATGACTGGTTTCATGGTGATTGTGTTGGGTTAAGTCTTTCTCAAGCACAGCAGATGGGCGAGGAAGACAAAGAATATGTCTGTGTAAAATGTTGTGCTGAAGAAGACAAAAAGACTGAAATACTAGATCCAGATACTTTGGAAAACCAAGCTACAGTTGAATTCCATAGTGGAGATAAAACAATGGAGTGTGAAAAGCTTGGATTATCAAAACACACAACAAATGATAGAACCAAATATATAGATGATACAGTGAAGCACAAGGTCAAAATTTTAAAACGG GAGTCTGGTGAAGGCAGAAATTCATCAGACTGTAGagataatgaaattaaaaaatggcAGCTAGCTCCTCTTCGTAAGATGGGACAACCAGTTTTACCTCGGAGATCctcagaagaaaaaagtgaaaaaataccGAAAGAGTCTACAACTGTTACTTGCACAGGAGAAAAAGCTTCAAAACCAG GTACTCATGAGAAGcaagagatgaaaaagaagaaagttgaaaaagGAGTGCTTAATGTACATCCTGCTGCTTCTGCTTCCAAGCCTTCTGCAGATCAGATCAGGCAAAGTGTCAGACATTCTCTCAAAGACATTCTTATGAAGAg ACTTACAGACTCAAATTTGAAGATACCAGAGGAAAAGGCAGCAAAAGTTGCCACAAAAATTGAGAaagagcttttctctttttttcggGACACAGATGCTAAATATAAGAACAAATATAGAAGTTTGATGTTTAATTTGAAAGATCCTAAAAACAAT atattatttaaaaaagtacTGAAAGGAGAAGTAACTCCTGATCATCTTATCAGAATGAGTCCAGAAGAACTAGCTTCTAAAGAGTTAGCTGCTTGGAGACGAAGAGAAAACAGACAT ACCATAGAAATGATTGAGAAAGAGCAGAGAGAAGTGGAACGACGGCCAATCACCAAAATAACTCATAAAGGTGAAATAGAAATTGAGAGTGATGCCCCAATGAAAGAACAGGAAGCAGCCATGGAGATTCAG GAACCAGCTGCCAATAAGTCATTGGAGAAGCCAGAaggatctgaaaaacaaaaagaggaggtTGACTCTATGTCTAAAGATACCACTAGTCAACACAGACAGCATCTTTTTGATCTCAACTGCAAAATCTGCATAG GTCGAATGGCACCACCTGTAGATGATCTTTctccaaaaaaagtaaaagttgttGTAGGAGTAGCTCGCAAACATTCAGACAATGAAGCAGAAAGTATAGCAGATGCATTGTCTTCAACCTCAAATATTTTGGCTTCTGAATTCTTTGAGGAGGAGAAACAGGAGTCTCCAAAGTCAACATTCTCTCCTGCTCCACG TCCAGAGATGCCTGGAACTGTTGAAGTTGAGTCTACCTTTCTGGCTCGATTGAACTTCATCTGGAAAGGTTTTATCAACATGCCTTCTGTGGCAAAATTTGTTACCAAAGCCTATCCAGTATCTGGCTCCCCAGAATACCTGACAGAG gaCCTACCAGATAGTATTCAAGTAGGTGGCAGGATATCACCTCAGACAGTTTGGGAttatgtggaaaaaataaaagcatcagGAACCAAG GAAATTTGTGTGGTTCGCTTCACACCAGTAACTGAAGAAGATCAAATTTCTTATACTTTGCTCTTTGCATACTTCAGTAGCAGAAAGCGCTATGGAGTAGCTGCTAACAACATGAAGCAGGTTAAAGATATGTACCTTATTCCTTTGGGTGCCACAGATAAAATTCCACACCCTCTTGTGCCTTTTGATGGACCTG GGCTTGAACTGCATAGACCTAATCTATTGTTGGGCTTAATTATTCGTCAGAAACTGAAGCGACAGCACAGTGCCTGTGCTAGTACTAGTCATATAGCTGAGACTCCTGAAAGTGCACCACCAATAGCATTGCCACCtgataaaaaaagtaaaatagaagttTCTACAGAAGAAGCaccagaggaagaaaatgacttttttaattcttttacaaCTGTATTACACAAGCAGAGAAATAAACCTCAGCAGAATCTTCAGGAAGACCTTCCAACAGCAGTTGAACCTTTAATGGAAGTCACCAAACAGGAGCCACCAAAACCTTTAAGATTTCTTCCTGGCGTGTTGATTGGCTGGGAGAATCAACCTACTACTCTGGAATTAGCAAATAAACCTCTTCCTGTGGATGATATACTTCAAAGCCTTTTGGGCACCACTGGTCAAGTATATGACCAGGCCCAGTCAGTGATGGAACAAAACACTGTTaaagaaattccatttttaaatgagcagaccaactcaaaaatagagaaaacagataATGTGGAAGTAACTGATGGTGAAAACAAGGAGATAAAAGATAAAGTAGATAATCTTTCAGAATCTACAGATAAGTCAGCAGAAATAGAAACATCAGTAGTAGGGTCCTCTTCCATTTCTGCAGGGCCTTTGACGAGTCTTAGTCTCAGAGGTAAGCCACCAGATGTTTCTACAGAagcatttttaacaaatttatcAATTCAGTCAAAACAAGAGGAAACTGTGGAGAgtaaagagaaaacattaaaaagacagCTTCAGGAAGATCAAGAGAATAATTTGCAAGATAACCAGACTTCAAATAGTTCTCCATGCAGATCTAATGTAGGAAAAGGAAACATAGATGGTAATGTGAGCTGTAGTGAAAACCTTGTTGCTAATACAGCGAGGTCTCCACAGTTTATCAACCTGAAAAGGGATCCTAGGCAAGCAGCAGGACGAAGTCAGCCTGTAACTACTTCAGAAAGCAAAGATGGAGATAGTTGCCGGAATGGAGAAAAACACATGCTGCCTGGCCTGTCACACAACAAGGAGCACTTAACAGAACAAATCAATGTAGAGGAAAAGTTGTGTTCTGTAGAGAAAAACTCGTGTGTTCAGCAGAGTGACAATTTAAAAGTTGCACAAAACTCACCATCAGTAGAAAACATACAGACTTCTCAAGCAGAACAAGCAAAACCCTTACAGGAGGatattttaatgcaaaatattGAAACTGTGCACCCATTTCGAAGAGGATCAGCAGTAGCGACATCTCATTTTGAAGTTGGAAACACATGTccatcagaatttccttctaaAAGCATCACCTTTACTTCCAGAAGCACCAGCCCCAGAACAAGTACAAACTTTTCACCCATGAGGCCACAGCAGCCCAACCTTCAGCATCTCAAGTCTAGCCCACCTGGATTTCCATTTCCAGGGCCTCctaattttcccccacaaagcaTGTTTGGATTTCCACCACATTTGCCACCTCCATTACTTCCCCCTCCAGGCTTTGGCTTTGCTCAAAATCCCATGGTTCCCTGGCCACCTGTTGTTCATCTCCCAGGTCAGCCACAGCGTATGATGGGTCCTCTCTCACAGGCATCAAGGTACATAGGCCCGCAGAACTTTTACCAGGTTAAAGACATTCGGAGGCCAGAAAGGCGCCATAGTGACCCTTGGGGTAGGCAAGACCAACAGCAACTGGATAGGCCATTTAATAGGGGTAAAGGGGACCGCCAGAGATTTTATAGTGATTCACACCATTTGAAAAGAGAGCGACATGAAAAGGAATGGGAGCAAGAATCTGAAAGGCATAGACGCAGAGACAGAAGCCAAGACaaggacagagacagaaaaagcAGGGAGGAAGGGCACAAAGATAAAGAGAGGGCACGGTTATCACATGGTGATCGAGGAACAGATGGAAAAGCAAGCAGAGATAGTAGGAATGTAGACAAGAAGCCAGATAAACCTAAAAGTGAAGACTATGAGAAGGACAAAGAACGAGAGAAAAGTAAAcatagagaaggagaaaaggacaGGGATAGGTACCACAAAGATAGGGACCACACTGACAGAACTAAAAGCAAAAGGTAA